One Leucobacter muris DNA segment encodes these proteins:
- a CDS encoding response regulator transcription factor, giving the protein MESQALKRADGGKVRALVVDDEESITQLVAMALRYEGWDVETAVNGEEALQKIRSFEPDVAVFDILLPDFDGMQLLSRVRSDGRMFPVLFLTALDSVEDRVNGLTAGGDDYVVKPFSLEELIARLRGLVRRSQVALAQEPDPVLRVGDLTLNEDSYEVERAGEPITVTNTEFELLRYLMRNPNRVLSKAQILDRVWAYDFNGKSTVVELYISYLRKKVDAGRDPMVHTVRGAGYMLKPAN; this is encoded by the coding sequence ATGGAATCTCAGGCATTGAAGCGCGCCGATGGTGGGAAAGTGCGCGCTCTCGTCGTCGATGACGAGGAATCGATCACGCAGCTCGTCGCAATGGCGCTGCGGTACGAGGGGTGGGATGTCGAGACCGCCGTGAACGGCGAGGAAGCGCTCCAGAAGATCCGCTCCTTCGAGCCCGATGTCGCTGTGTTCGACATTCTGCTGCCCGACTTCGACGGGATGCAACTGCTGTCCCGGGTGCGCTCGGACGGGCGCATGTTCCCGGTGCTGTTCCTCACGGCGCTCGACTCGGTCGAGGATCGCGTGAACGGACTCACCGCAGGCGGAGACGACTACGTGGTGAAGCCGTTCAGCCTCGAGGAGCTCATCGCCCGCCTGCGCGGTCTGGTGCGCCGTTCTCAGGTGGCGCTTGCGCAGGAACCCGATCCGGTGCTGCGCGTGGGCGATCTCACCCTCAACGAGGACAGCTATGAGGTGGAGCGCGCAGGCGAGCCGATCACGGTCACGAACACCGAGTTCGAGCTGCTGCGCTACCTGATGCGCAACCCGAACCGCGTGCTGTCGAAGGCGCAGATCCTCGACCGCGTGTGGGCCTACGACTTCAACGGCAAGTCGACGGTGGTCGAGCTCTACATCTCCTATCTGCGCAAGAAGGTGGATGCGGGTCGCGACCCGATGGTGCACACGGTGCGGGGTGCGGGCTACATGCTGAAGCCGGCGAACTGA
- a CDS encoding YqaJ viral recombinase family protein — MVTDGTDRMAWMRARARGITATDVAKLTSRRSIEAAAHEKLHGSRFTGNAYTAHGKAREPEIAAWVLREHEISPSQALFHAETDLRHLATPDGLAHRDRGAVELAEIKTTNKEWRSIPRNYLRQVWWQQYVLGAERTLVVWERHENFVPVGDPECRWVDRDESEIERLVNLAGQLIDVLITRTT; from the coding sequence ATGGTGACCGACGGCACGGATCGCATGGCCTGGATGCGCGCTCGCGCTCGCGGCATCACCGCGACCGATGTGGCGAAGCTGACCAGCCGGCGCTCGATCGAGGCCGCCGCCCACGAGAAGCTGCACGGCAGCCGCTTCACCGGCAACGCCTACACGGCGCACGGCAAGGCGCGCGAACCCGAGATCGCCGCGTGGGTGCTACGGGAGCACGAGATCTCGCCGAGCCAGGCCCTCTTCCACGCCGAGACCGATCTGCGGCACCTCGCCACCCCGGACGGGCTCGCCCATCGGGACCGCGGCGCCGTCGAGCTCGCCGAGATCAAGACCACCAACAAGGAGTGGCGCTCGATCCCCCGCAACTATCTGCGTCAGGTCTGGTGGCAGCAGTACGTGCTCGGCGCCGAGCGCACACTCGTGGTGTGGGAGCGGCACGAGAACTTCGTGCCCGTCGGCGATCCGGAGTGCCGCTGGGTGGATCGCGACGAGAGCGAGATCGAGCGGCTCGTGAATCTCGCCGGCCAACTGATCGACGTGCTCATCACCCGCACGACCTGA
- a CDS encoding PH domain-containing protein → MPSRSPRSMTAEVESVLGPAPASYSQPEVVVLRFRRHGRRLVWPVLALLAIAGAAGFWVGALPAAWMNLAAAAGGILLALLLGVLPVFSWLAHRTTVTTRRVIRRQGLFSRQRSEVSLGRVREVRSRRGLGQRVWGAGDIELLHGAESLTLVDVPGGERVADALQELMERNYEHSARVEQRLANLPGAAAAPAAAIPQDQAGPVSFW, encoded by the coding sequence ATGCCCTCCCGCAGCCCACGATCGATGACGGCGGAGGTCGAGTCGGTGCTCGGCCCCGCTCCGGCGAGCTACTCGCAGCCGGAGGTCGTGGTGCTGCGGTTCCGGCGGCACGGGCGGCGTCTCGTGTGGCCGGTGCTCGCGCTGCTCGCGATCGCCGGCGCCGCCGGCTTCTGGGTGGGTGCGCTCCCCGCCGCGTGGATGAACCTCGCGGCCGCCGCGGGCGGGATCCTGCTCGCCCTGCTGCTCGGGGTGCTGCCCGTCTTCTCCTGGCTCGCCCACCGCACCACGGTGACCACGCGGCGCGTGATCCGGCGTCAGGGCCTCTTCTCGCGGCAGCGCAGCGAGGTGTCGCTCGGTCGGGTGCGCGAGGTGCGCTCGCGCCGCGGGCTGGGCCAGCGCGTGTGGGGCGCGGGCGACATCGAGCTGCTGCACGGGGCCGAGAGCCTCACGCTCGTGGACGTGCCGGGCGGCGAGCGAGTCGCCGACGCCCTGCAAGAGCTGATGGAGCGCAACTACGAGCACTCGGCGCGGGTCGAGCAGCGGCTCGCGAACCTGCCGGGCGCTGCGGCGGCCCCCGCGGCCGCGATCCCGCAGGATCAGGCCGGGCCGGTCTCGTTCTGGTGA
- a CDS encoding SPFH domain-containing protein encodes MLLASPAIIGIFGAVIALVLVALVIIKRYRIAKPDEAIIVTGGKGKEVVDAAGHKSRDLSGQKVVTGGGVFVVPFVQKSFTISLRSRRLSITTEAQTTDGITIQAQAVAVVKVGGTQEMIRAAAQRFLSNSDEIDESTQEVLSGSLRSIIGGLTVLQIIRDRAVVAQSVLEAAEEALTKQGLVVDTLQIQEIRDAADYIANIGRPEAAKVRQAADIAETNAYQASQEAKISAEKVLLDRNRELKLRQAEIQAETDKATAQASAAEPLEQAIQQQAIVEQQQITAQKEVALRTEKLNADVRAVAEAEAYRVEALAKAEATASVSAAEGRAKAIEREGLANRAARIAASEALEAEGRAEAAALEAKGTAEAAAIDARARALETQSQAVLAQELIHLLPEIAGEYAQAIGAIDNMTVVSADGSSKVTGDAMGNIKGMLEMARETVGIDLVGMLNGVVAGGAAGAAAGRASQAKPQADRAESDPAQREEAVSGRGSGSDPRTAERLADAAQDLAATASRTASEAADAAGSVAEAAGGAAQRAGGTAVNGLDGLGAAPQQNPAE; translated from the coding sequence ATGTTGCTCGCAAGCCCGGCGATCATCGGTATCTTCGGCGCGGTCATCGCGCTGGTACTGGTGGCACTCGTCATCATCAAGCGGTACCGCATCGCCAAACCGGATGAGGCGATCATCGTCACCGGAGGCAAGGGCAAGGAGGTCGTCGACGCCGCAGGGCACAAGTCGCGCGACCTGTCGGGGCAGAAGGTCGTCACGGGCGGCGGCGTGTTCGTCGTGCCGTTCGTGCAGAAGTCGTTCACCATCTCGCTGCGCTCGCGCCGCCTCTCCATCACCACTGAGGCGCAGACCACCGACGGCATCACCATCCAGGCGCAGGCCGTCGCCGTCGTGAAGGTGGGCGGCACGCAGGAGATGATCCGCGCCGCCGCCCAGCGATTCCTCTCGAACTCCGACGAGATCGACGAGTCGACGCAGGAGGTGCTGTCGGGCTCGCTGCGCTCGATCATCGGCGGGCTGACGGTGCTGCAGATCATTCGCGACCGCGCGGTTGTGGCCCAGAGCGTGCTCGAGGCCGCCGAGGAAGCGCTCACCAAGCAGGGCCTCGTGGTCGACACCCTGCAGATCCAGGAGATCCGCGACGCCGCCGACTACATCGCGAACATCGGTCGTCCCGAGGCGGCGAAGGTGCGCCAGGCGGCCGACATCGCCGAGACCAACGCCTACCAGGCCTCGCAGGAGGCGAAGATCTCGGCCGAGAAGGTGCTGCTCGACCGCAATCGCGAGCTGAAGCTGCGCCAGGCCGAGATCCAGGCCGAGACCGACAAGGCGACGGCGCAGGCCTCGGCGGCCGAGCCCCTCGAGCAGGCCATCCAGCAGCAGGCCATCGTCGAGCAGCAGCAGATCACCGCGCAGAAGGAGGTGGCGCTGCGCACCGAGAAGCTGAACGCCGACGTGCGCGCCGTCGCCGAGGCCGAGGCCTACCGGGTCGAGGCGCTCGCGAAGGCCGAGGCCACCGCCTCGGTGTCCGCGGCGGAGGGCCGCGCCAAGGCGATCGAGCGCGAGGGTCTCGCGAACCGGGCCGCCCGTATCGCGGCGTCCGAGGCGCTCGAGGCGGAAGGTCGCGCCGAGGCCGCGGCGCTCGAGGCGAAGGGCACGGCCGAGGCCGCGGCCATCGACGCCCGCGCCCGCGCGCTCGAGACGCAGTCGCAGGCGGTGCTCGCGCAGGAGCTCATCCACCTGCTGCCCGAGATCGCCGGCGAGTACGCGCAGGCGATCGGCGCGATCGACAACATGACCGTGGTCTCGGCCGACGGCTCGTCGAAGGTGACCGGCGACGCCATGGGCAACATCAAGGGCATGCTCGAGATGGCGCGCGAGACCGTGGGCATCGATCTCGTCGGCATGCTCAACGGCGTGGTCGCGGGCGGCGCCGCGGGCGCCGCCGCCGGGCGCGCCTCCCAGGCGAAGCCGCAGGCCGACCGGGCCGAGTCGGATCCCGCGCAGCGGGAGGAGGCCGTCTCCGGTCGCGGCTCGGGCAGCGACCCCCGCACTGCCGAGCGCCTGGCCGACGCGGCTCAGGATCTCGCGGCTACGGCATCCCGCACCGCGTCGGAGGCCGCCGACGCCGCGGGCTCCGTCGCCGAAGCCGCGGGCGGCGCCGCGCAGCGCGCGGGGGGCACCGCGGTGAACGGCCTCGACGGCCTCGGCGCCGCGCCTCAGCAGAACCCGGCAGAATAG
- a CDS encoding NfeD family protein, with protein sequence MDGIMNWFERLLDGSLVTGGIFFIIGIVGGVLLLVSLLLDGIFDAFDFGDGPLSLTTIAAFTAIFGFTSFASVGAGMATPMAAIVGSLAGVVGGAAAWWLSRMIRGAESSTAVSGVDLVGSEGAVVLAIPEGGLGEVAITRHGERISLAASADTAIPRGAAVRVTQTVTSTSVRVEPLVPPAAPEQAPGPSGPDPAADPPQ encoded by the coding sequence ATGGACGGCATCATGAACTGGTTCGAGCGACTGCTCGACGGCTCGTTGGTCACGGGCGGCATCTTCTTCATCATCGGCATCGTCGGCGGCGTGCTGCTGCTCGTGTCCCTGCTGCTCGACGGCATCTTCGACGCCTTCGACTTCGGCGACGGCCCCCTCAGCCTCACCACCATCGCCGCGTTCACCGCGATCTTCGGCTTCACCTCGTTCGCGAGCGTGGGCGCCGGCATGGCGACGCCGATGGCCGCGATCGTCGGCTCCCTGGCGGGCGTGGTCGGAGGCGCGGCCGCCTGGTGGCTGTCGCGCATGATCCGCGGAGCCGAGTCGAGCACAGCCGTGAGCGGCGTCGACCTGGTGGGATCCGAGGGCGCGGTCGTGCTCGCGATCCCCGAGGGCGGGCTCGGCGAGGTCGCGATCACGCGCCACGGCGAGCGCATCTCGCTGGCCGCATCTGCCGACACCGCGATCCCGCGCGGGGCGGCGGTGCGCGTCACCCAGACCGTCACCTCCACATCGGTGCGCGTCGAGCCGCTCGTGCCGCCCGCCGCTCCGGAGCAGGCGCCCGGCCCGTCCGGCCCCGATCCCGCAGCAGACCCCCCTCAATGA